The genomic segment ATGGCAAGTCGGAGCGGAACAAGTACCGTGCGGTCGTTTACTACATGCTGACCAAGCATTTCGGCAAAGAGTCGGTTTACGGCTGATCCGGTCGTTGGCCGAGGACCGTGAAAGCCCGCTCGGCCGAGCGGGCTTTTTAGTCTTGGTGTAACGGGAGGTGCGGCTAGCTATGAGGGATGAGCCCGCCGAGAGACCGGATCGCCGAGGAAATCCTGCGCCAGTGCCACGCGCGTGGGCGGGGAAAGACGATTTGCCCGTCGGAGGTGGCCCGGGCCCTGGCGGATGAGTGGCGCGCGCTGATGCCGGAGGTGCGGGACGTGGCCAGGGGGCTGGCGGAGGAGGGGCGGATCGCGGTTTACCGGAAGGGCGAGGTTGTGAGCGACCACGACACCGGGGGTGTGATCCGGCTTGGCCTGCCGCCCGGCTAGGCCTTGTTGCGGCGGCAGCGATCGGAGCAATAGCGGACTTCGTCCCAGACCCGGGCCCATTTGCGGCGCCAGGTGAACGGGCGGCCACAGGTGGCACAGATCTTGGTCGGCAGGTCGGATTTTCGGCGGTGTTTCATGCCCGATGTCGCTGTCTGGACACGGCAGATTTAGTGCCGGGCGGGATTATTGCCAGCGGCCGCAGACGCCTTCCGAGATGAGAAGCTGGCCGATGTCGCGGCCGTCGGCCATCTTGCAGGTGCCGACCTCGCGGTCATGGGAGCGTTTTCCGGTCAGGTTGCAGGCGAGGGGCCCGGCCGAGGCCAGCCGCAGCATCACGCGCGTGGCGCGTTCGCCTTCCGAGGTGCCCTTTTCCGCGCAGTCGAGATTGGCGATGCGCACCGGCACGCCGGCAATCTCGACGGTGTCGCCATCGCGGACATGGGTGACCTGCCCGGCAAGGCGTTTGCCGTTCAGGGCGAGCCCTTCTTCACGGGAGACGGGCCGGATGCCTGCCAGGGCATCCCCGCCGCGCAGGGCGTTGCCGGAGGGTTGGTTGGCAACGGTGTGCACCGAGGTCGCGCCCTGCCGTGGCTCGTACCACGCGGAAAGGTAGGGGACCGTCACCAATGCCAGCCCGACCAGTATGGCCGAACGGACCGACGAGATGATGCGCCCCAATACGGAACTTGGGCTGGGCCGGAGCAGAAACAACATGCCGTCAAGGTAGGTAACCTCTTCGGCAGAAATATGGCCCGGCATGGGCGATTCTTTTGCAGGGAAGGGCGTGGCGCTGGTGCGCCGGCCGGGGTTTCATGACAGGGATCTGCAGCGCGGTGTCGTGACGCGGGGTCGAGACATGCAAGGGCGCGTCTGTAGGCATGGGCAGTCTACGTCACGGCAAGGAGAGCGATATCTTTCTTAAACTGTTCGTCGAATTCCGGCACAGGCAAGACGGAGCGCCTGGCCACACGCGTACGGGCGCGGCGGTCGTCGGTGTGGCGAGCGTAGCCGACGAATTCGAACTTCGCCCCCGGCTCTCCGGTTACTGTAAGGCGAGATGACCGGAACCTCGTCGGCAATATGACCGTCATCAGTTCCCGACCTTCGGCTTTGTCCGGACCTTTCAGCGAAATGACCTGTTCATGGTCAGTGGACAAGACAGAATCCGTCATCTCGGAGTTGAAGGCGATTCCCACAACGTCGAAGCTATCCATCAAGCCGATGCTTTCGCCGACGCCGAGACATGCGATTTTTTCTGTCGCAAAGCCGTTTTGCCGTTCGATCAACCCGGCCTCCGGTTCTGGAAAGCAGAATTCGATTCTATCGAAGGCCAGCGCGTGGTCGCTGGTCGCCACGCGGTCGGAGTGGAAGGATCTGCGGATGGCGTCGGCCAGGCGGCTACCGACCAACCGGCTTATCGGGCGCTTGATATGAGCCACGCCGTCAAAGAATGATCTTTTGTACACCGTGACGGGCGCGCGTTCGACCGCGTCCTCAACCATTTCATACATGTCGACGAATACGACGCCGAGCTCACGACAATAGGCCTTGATGGCGTCATGAACCACGCGCTCGCGATTGAGGAAATTCTGTCTCGGGAACGACAGCACGATCGGCACGACACCGTGTTCCGCCGCCGCGTCCAGGGCGCTGCAAAGGTTATTCTTCACATCTTCGATCGTCGTCTGTCCGAGCAACACGAAATTCTCTTCGTTGTTCAGTACGTCGATCACCAGAAAATCGGTCTGGCTCAGGTCGATCTTGCCGAGGGCGTAGGGCAACACCGTGCTGCTGCTTGCCCCTCTGGAATGGTTCACCACGTCGAAATCGGGAGAGTTCGACAGAACCCAAGCATAGCATCTGGCCATGACAGAGTTGGACGTGCCAGCGATGGCAATGGATGGACGCAAGAGTTCAAGCTCCGGAACAGGAAATCTGGCAGTTTTTTGGGGGTTATCGTGGCTCGTACCCGTTGATCAACGCATTCGGAAAGAACTTGTTCCATAGATTCTGCGCAGGAATTCCAGTTTCGGCGGTGATGTCATTTGCGAGGCGATTGCACGCTGGCTTCGACTTGAAGCATTAAGCGGCATCGGGCCCGGCTGGCAGGGATCAGGCCGCGTAACCGAGGGACCGAAGCAAGTTTCGCATTCTGGCGTTGCCCGCACGGTTCCAGTGTGTGTCGCATGGCTGGTAGTCCGAGAGTTCAAAACAATCGCCTTCGTGGACTTCGGACCGCGGAAGTTGCTCGACGACCTGCGACTTGAAGAATTCCCAGCCACTGAGATGGTTTTGTCTCAGGTCCCGCAGGGCCGGGTGTTGGAGGTGCGAGAACGCGAGCTCTTCCTTGGTGGGAAGTCGAACCACGAGCACGTTCTCGAACGCGCTGAGCATGTCGACGAGCCCCTTCGTGGCAGGACGGTATGTCTGCTCAACGAAGCCTTGGTCAAAAAGGGAGTATTTGGCATTGAGCAGGTACAATTGCCCGAGTACCTCGGCAATCATCAGGTTCTTGTTTTTGCCTTTCGACATCGTCCCAATGATTTTTGCCCCCTTTTCAAATGCCTGAGCCAAATCCAGGGACCACCTGAATTCCGTGAAGGCGTCGACGTCTTTGCCGCGCAAGGTACTGAACTTAACTTCGTGACCCCAGATGTTCGGATGGTACAGAAAGATGGCAGTTCGACGTGGGCCGGTATGCAGTTCCTCTAGCAGGTTCTGCATTTCTGCGATTCCGACAGGCAGGCCGAGATTCAGCGCGCCGTCTTCGAAATCCAGCTCGTCGTACCAGTTGTCTCCGTTGTCGACAGTCATACCCATCGCAAAGGACGTGCCGAAAATGACTGTGCCGGCGTCCGGTTTGTCCGGGCCGCGCAGACCGAAGCCGTTCGAAGAAAAGCTGAACCCCATATCCGCAGCTGGACGTGAGACGTTGGGTTTGATCCGGATCC from the Roseovarius indicus genome contains:
- a CDS encoding DUF3253 domain-containing protein, translating into MSPPRDRIAEEILRQCHARGRGKTICPSEVARALADEWRALMPEVRDVARGLAEEGRIAVYRKGEVVSDHDTGGVIRLGLPPG
- a CDS encoding DUF2256 domain-containing protein produces the protein MKHRRKSDLPTKICATCGRPFTWRRKWARVWDEVRYCSDRCRRNKA
- a CDS encoding thermonuclease family protein, producing the protein MPGHISAEEVTYLDGMLFLLRPSPSSVLGRIISSVRSAILVGLALVTVPYLSAWYEPRQGATSVHTVANQPSGNALRGGDALAGIRPVSREEGLALNGKRLAGQVTHVRDGDTVEIAGVPVRIANLDCAEKGTSEGERATRVMLRLASAGPLACNLTGKRSHDREVGTCKMADGRDIGQLLISEGVCGRWQ
- a CDS encoding SGNH/GDSL hydrolase family protein — its product is MARCYAWVLSNSPDFDVVNHSRGASSSTVLPYALGKIDLSQTDFLVIDVLNNEENFVLLGQTTIEDVKNNLCSALDAAAEHGVVPIVLSFPRQNFLNRERVVHDAIKAYCRELGVVFVDMYEMVEDAVERAPVTVYKRSFFDGVAHIKRPISRLVGSRLADAIRRSFHSDRVATSDHALAFDRIEFCFPEPEAGLIERQNGFATEKIACLGVGESIGLMDSFDVVGIAFNSEMTDSVLSTDHEQVISLKGPDKAEGRELMTVILPTRFRSSRLTVTGEPGAKFEFVGYARHTDDRRARTRVARRSVLPVPEFDEQFKKDIALLAVT